The Gammaproteobacteria bacterium genome has a segment encoding these proteins:
- a CDS encoding DUF1772 domain-containing protein, whose amino-acid sequence MGLLQLILLLATFLSSLVAGFLFAFAVVVMPGIKRLSDRELIQAFQVMDAVIQRGRPIFVLVWAGSVATLAVAAVLGLWYLDGADRLLLVVAATLYLLGVQLPTLVVNVPLNNQLQALALDGLDEQAQASARRAFEPRWNRWNAIRTVMASLASMLLILLMLRL is encoded by the coding sequence ATGGGACTCTTGCAGCTCATCCTGCTCTTGGCGACGTTTCTGTCCTCATTGGTCGCAGGCTTCTTGTTTGCGTTCGCTGTCGTGGTGATGCCGGGCATCAAGCGCTTGAGCGACAGGGAGCTCATCCAAGCATTTCAGGTAATGGATGCTGTGATCCAGCGGGGGCGACCGATCTTCGTGCTCGTCTGGGCCGGCTCGGTGGCGACATTGGCCGTCGCGGCCGTCCTTGGCTTGTGGTACTTGGATGGAGCTGATCGCCTGCTCCTCGTCGTCGCGGCGACCCTCTATCTTCTCGGTGTCCAACTCCCGACACTCGTTGTGAACGTTCCGCTGAACAACCAGCTCCAAGCGCTCGCTCTCGATGGCCTGGATGAGCAGGCGCAAGCATCGGCGCGCAGGGCATTCGAGCCGCGCTGGAATCGATGGAATGCGATCAGGACGGTCATGGCGAGCCTGGCTTCCATGTTGCTGATACTCCTGATGCTCAGGCTTTAA